Proteins found in one Geomonas subterranea genomic segment:
- a CDS encoding YajG family lipoprotein, producing MKKKLVVLGLAAIAVMGISGCAITTDTIAVNYQPQTGVTPLQGAQSVVVDVKVKDNRLIQDKVSCKKNGFGMEMARIITAEDVNITFKKALEQELKARGFAIGPEALVTVDAELNKFYSDFKMGFVSVDALAECSLGVTVKGKKGNLLFSRQYMTEGAERNGMIAGGDNARLALEQALAQGMQKLFADPAFIAALLDASKS from the coding sequence ATGAAGAAGAAGTTAGTAGTACTGGGGTTGGCGGCTATCGCTGTGATGGGTATTAGCGGGTGCGCCATTACGACAGACACCATAGCGGTGAACTACCAGCCCCAGACCGGGGTGACCCCCCTGCAGGGCGCCCAGTCGGTGGTGGTGGACGTTAAGGTAAAGGACAACCGGCTCATCCAGGACAAGGTCAGTTGCAAGAAGAACGGTTTCGGCATGGAAATGGCGCGCATCATAACCGCCGAGGACGTGAACATTACGTTCAAGAAGGCTCTGGAGCAGGAGCTGAAGGCACGCGGCTTCGCCATCGGCCCCGAGGCCCTGGTCACCGTGGACGCCGAGCTGAACAAGTTCTACAGCGACTTCAAGATGGGCTTCGTTTCCGTCGACGCCCTCGCCGAGTGCAGCCTCGGCGTCACGGTTAAAGGCAAGAAAGGGAACCTGCTCTTCTCCCGCCAGTACATGACCGAGGGAGCCGAGCGCAACGGCATGATCGCCGGTGGTGACAATGCGCGGCTCGCCCTGGAGCAGGCCCTCGCCCAGGGGATGCAGAAACTCTTCGCCGATCCCGCCTTCATCGCGG